One part of the Melospiza melodia melodia isolate bMelMel2 chromosome 3, bMelMel2.pri, whole genome shotgun sequence genome encodes these proteins:
- the BFSP1 gene encoding filensin: MYRSSFLREVRKEKYERSDAYDELRGSPEFDSLAQARGLENLQELNERFASYINRARVLEQRNTILRKQLETFQRMDELVGLDEAFAGQIEFNRQRMRELASDRAKLEREEKDAQRMLDEYCNKYRNEREYQQRLKETLEHLNKEADEALLCNLELQIESQFLQDDINATKDRYKKNLMEIQTYVNVLQQIIQTTPRVSPITTGICEEKLIAERRIPVLQSQLEEYKSILCQLQAQKYKLQTETTMLEQAIKNTQESYDDEIQLYNEQIENLRKGIEEAERILEKYTTECRQLVIYQQSLENELERYKRIIENEDSRLNSAIAGTPVTLFTQIYRPVQPQASRGRDITQAMQDIASIKPRQKGLTKKIARKKELMSKDITDSHLPERMYERTLEGFEQDQMEFRHEGSVRCEPEQEGSEFDEKEMGPEDVPDGAQISKAFDKLCNIMREKIRVYKRPEAKSDAHPKGRYVLVTGEEGYEEPCILAPSIPAGGGITVSTGNGKVMNGDDVESIPELPEPAEPPEKEKGEICERREDFELPDKQREEGKEDVLEWGKKARGKIEQITKYPDISEPETVTSSGLISPTEPGLLRETEYEREDKQGLLFREAALPGSMSYEKVEVVESIEKFSDDKIQTYEETAMIVETMIEKTSKKKLGDKGS, encoded by the exons ATGTACAGGAGCAGCTTCCTCCGTGAGGTACGCAAGGAGAAGTACGAGCGGTCAGATGCCTATGATGAGCTACGAGGCTCCCCAGAATTTGACAGTTTGGCCCAAGCCCGGGGCTTGGAGAACCTGCAGGAGCTCAACGAGCGCTTTGCAAGCTACATCAACCGGGCGCGTGTGCTGGAACAGCGCAATACCATCCTGCGCAAGCAACTGGAGACCTTCCAGCGCATGGATGAGCTGGTGGGCTTGGATGAAGCTTTTGCTGGGCAGATTGAGTTCAACCGGCAACGAATGAGGGAGCTGGCTTCTGACCGAGCCAAGCTGGAGCGGGAGGAGAAGGATGCCCAGCGCATGCTTGATGAATACTGCAACAA GTATAGAAATGAACGTGAGTATCAGCAGAGGCTAAAAGAAACCCTGGAGCACCTTAATAAA GAAGCtgatgaggccttgctgtgcaaCCTGGAGCTGCAAATTGAGTCCCAGTTCCTGCAGGATGACATCAATGCTACAAAGGACAGATACAAGAAG aacctcatggaaatcCAGACCTATGTCAATGTCTTGCAGCAGATCATCCAGACAACTCCTCGTGTGTCCCCAATAACCACTGGCATATGTGAG GAAAAACTGATAGCAGAGAGGAGGATCCCTGTTCTGCAGAGCCAGCTGGAGGAATATAAGAGCATCCTCTGCCAGCTACAGGCACAGAAATACAAGCTCCAGACAGAG ACAACCATGCTGGAGCAAGCAATTAAAAATACCCAGGAGAGTTATGACGATGAAATTCAGCTTTACAATGAGCAGATTGAAAACCTTAGGAAGGGGATAGAGGAGGCTGAGAGAATCTTGGAGAAGTACACCACTGAGTGCCGCCAGCTGGTGATCTACCAGCAGTCCCTGGAGAATGAGCTGGAACGGTACAAACGGATCATCGAGAATGAGGACAGCCG GTTAAACTCTGCTATAGCAGGAACCCCAGTCACACTCTTCACACAGATTTATCGACCTGTCCAGCCTCAGGCTTCGAGGGGAAGAG ATATCACCCAGGCCATGCAAGACATTGCCAGTATAAAGCCCAGACAAAAAGGCCTGACAAAGAAAATTGCCAGAAAAAAGGAGCTGATGTCAAAAGACATAACCGACAGTCACTTGCCTGAAAGAATGTACGAAAGAACTTTGGAAGGTTTTGAACAAGATCAGATGGAATTTAGGCATGAAGGCTCAGTCAGGTGTGAACCTGAGCAAGAAGGATCAGAATTTGATGAAAAAGAAATGGGCCCAGAGGACGTACCTGATGGAGCCCAGATAAGTAAAGCCTTTGATAAATTGTGTAATATTATGAGGGAGAAAATAAGAGTCTACAAGAGACCAGAGGCTAAGTCTGATGCCCATCCCAAAGGGCGTTATGTGCTGGTGACAGGGGAGGAAGGCTATGAAGAACCATGCATCTTGGCCCCCTCTATCCCTGCTGGCGGGGGGATCACAGTTTCCACTGGCAATGGGAAGGTGATGAATGGGGATGATGTGGAGTCCATACCAGAGCTCCCAGAACCTGCCGAACCACCAGAAAAAGAGAAAGGGGAAATCTGTGAAAGGAGAGAAGATTTTGAACTCCCAGATAAACAgagagaggaggggaaagaagaTGTGcttgaatgggggaaaaaagcaagAGGAAAAATTGAGCAAATCACAAAGTACCCAGACATCTCTGAGCCTGAGACAGTTACTTCCTCTGGTCTGATAAGCCCAACTGAGCCAGGACTCCTTCGAGAGACAGAATATGAGCGAGAAGATAAACAGGGCCTTTTGTTCAGGGAAGCAGCCTTACCTGGCTCTATGAGCTATGAGAAggtggaggtggtggagtccaTTGAGAAGTTTTCAGATGACAAAATTCAGACATATGAAGAGACAGCAATGATTGTTGAGACAATGATAGAGAAGACAAGCAAGAAGAAACTAGGTGACAAAGGCTCTTAA